The following coding sequences are from one Capsicum annuum cultivar UCD-10X-F1 chromosome 3, UCD10Xv1.1, whole genome shotgun sequence window:
- the LOC107863432 gene encoding NAC domain-containing protein 7, whose product MNAFSHVPPGFRFHPTDEELVDYYLRKKITLRKIDLDVIKEVDLYKIEPWDLQELCRIGAEEQHEWYFFSHKDKKYPTGTRTNRATAAGFWKATGRDKAIYSKHDLIGMRKTLVFYKGRAPHGLKSDWIMHEYRLETDPNGAPQEEGWVVCRVFKKKMVSTRKESEEESPNWYENNDPVSFMPDNIDSPKQQHCQSNYPCKKELLDMHYQIPVTPSHHQQFLQLPLLENPKFLPAPPSTSISVFGINVNNNSHGSSSLQQSVSVLTRENVHMYPHPDNSTNEQVTDWRVLHKFVASQLSQEEVSKENVYSNTLHGATNDSNLVVRDLNKQETVTENNSTASSCSEIDLWK is encoded by the exons ATGAATGCATTTTCACATGTACCTCCCGGATTTCGATTCCACCCAACTGATGAAGAACTTGTAGATTATTACCTCAGGAAGAAAATAACTTTAAGAAAGATTGACCTTGATGTTATCAAAGAGGTGGACCTCTACAAGATTGAACCATGGGATCTTCAAG AGTTGTGCAGAATAGGGGCAGAAGAACAACATGAGTGGTACTTCTTCAGCcacaaagataaaaaatatcCAACTGGTACAAGAACCAATAGAGCCACAGCAGCAGGATTCTGGAAAGCAACAGGAAGAGACAAGGCTATTTATTCCAAACACGACTTGATTGGCATGAGGAAGACCTTGGTTTTCTACAAAGGAAGAGCTCCTCATGGTCTAAAATCTGACTGGATTATGCATGAATATCGCCTTGAGACGGATCCTAATGGTGCCCCTCAG GAAGAAGGATGGGTGGTATGTAGAGTTTTCAAGAAGAAAATGGTAAGCACGAGGAAAGAAAGTGAGGAGGAGTCACCAAATTGGTACGAGAATAATGATCCAGTTTCATTCATGCCAGACAATATTGACTCCCCAAAGCAACAACATTGTCAGTCTAATTACCCTTGCAAGAAGGAATTACTTGATATGCACTACCAAATCCCAGTCACACCATCTCATCATCAACAATTTCTTCAGCTTCCTCTTTTAGAAAATCCTAAGTTTCTTCCAGCACCTCCATCCACCTCAATTTCAGTGTTCGGCATTAACGTTAACAATAATAGTCACGGTAGCTCTAGTTTGCAGCAGTCTGTCTCCGTTCTCACACGAGAAAATGTTCATATGTATCCTCATCCCGACAATAGTACTAATGAACAAGTGACCGATTGGCGAGTGCTCCACAAATTTGTAGCTTCTCAACTTAGTCAAGAGGAGGTCTCCAAGGAAAATGTTTACTCAAACACCTTGCATGGTGCTACCAATGACTCGAATTTGGTGGTTCGAGATTTGAACAAACAAGAAACAGTCACAGAGAATAACTCCACGGCATCCTCCTGTTCTGAGATTGACCTGTGGAAGTGA